In Solimonas sp. K1W22B-7, the DNA window TCTGGGTGTTGGTCCAGCGCGCCACGCGACCGTCGAGGCCGTCGGCGATCATGGCGGCGAAGATGCCGTAGACCGCTGCCTCGAAACGCCCGTCCATCGCCATGATGATGGCGTAGAAACCGCCGAACAGGGTTCCGGTGGTGAACAGGTTGGGCAGCAGGTAGATGCCCTTGCGGCGCTTCTTGACCGGCGCACTGTCATCCATTGATCGATCCTCAGGAGATTGGGCCATCTTACTGTTTGGGAAGGGGGAAATCCAAAGCTTGTCTCCTCTCTCCCGTCTGCGGGAGAGAGGCCGGGAGAGAGGGGTTCTGTAAATCGCGACGAGGCTGGCCAAGCCACCATCTACAGAACCCCTCTCTCGGCAACCGCTCCATGCGTTGCCCTACCTCGGGCATCCATGCCCTCGCCCTGCCCCTCTCCCACAAGGGGAGAGGGAACAAAAAAGGGCCGCTTTTCAGCGGCCCTCCGAAGTGCACTACCGCGCTTTCGCGCTTCTTCTTAGTTCTTGCTCTTGTCGACCAGCTTGTTCTTGCCGATCCAGGGCATCATCGCGCGCAGCTGGCCGCCGACCACTTCGATCGGATGCGCGGCGTTGAGGCGGCGCATCGCGGTCATTTCCGGGTAGCCGGTCTGGCCTTCGGCCACGAAGGCCTTGGCGTACTTGCCGGTCTGGATGTCGAGCAGGGCCTGCTTCATGGCCTTGCGCGATTCCTCGTTGATGACCTTGGGGCCGGTCACGTACTCGCCGTACTCGGCGTTGTTCGAGATCGAGTAGTTCATGGTCGCGATGCCGCCTTCGTACATCAGGTCGACGATCAGCTTCAGCTCGTGCAGGCACTCGAAATAGGCCATTTCCGGCGCGTAGCCGGCATCGACCAGCGTCTCGAAGCCGGCCTTGACCAGTTCGACGGCGCCGCCGCAGAGCACGGCCTGCTCACCGAACAGGTCGGTCTCGCACTCGTCCTTGAAGGTCGTCTCGATGATGCCCGAGCGGCCGCCGCCGATGGCGGAGCCGTAGGACAGCGCGATCTTCTTGGCGCTGCCGCTGGCGTCCTGGTAGACGGCGATAAGGTCGGGAATGCCGCCGCCCTTGGTGTACTCGTTGCGGACCGTGTGGCCGGGGGCCTTCGGCGCGACCATGATCACGTCGAGGTCGGCGCGCGGCACGACCTGGTTGTAATGGATCGCGAAGCCGTGGGCGAAGGCCAGCGTCGCGCCCTGCTTGATGTTCGGCTCGATCTCGTTCTTGTACAGCTGCGACTGGAACTCGTCCGGCGTCAGCACCATGACCACGTCGGCCCAGGCGCAGGCTTCCGCCACGCTCTTGACCTTGAGGCCGCCGGCCTCGACCTTCTTGGCGGTGGCCGAACCCGGGCGCAGGGCGACGACGACATCAACGCCGCTGTCCTTGAGGTTCAGCGCGTGGGCATGGCCCTGCGAGCCGTAGCCAACGATGGCGACCTTCTTCGACTGGATGATGGAAAGGTCGGCGTCCTTGTCGTAGTAGACGTTGATGCTCACGGTTTGACTCCAGGGTGCTGAAAAAAGACGCGGCGGCGCCGGCGTCGGATAAGTTGAATGTTCGGGCTCAGGCGGCAGCGACGATCCGGCGGCCGCGGGCCATGGCGGCCAGGCCGCTGCGGTCCACTTCCAGGATGCTGGTGATGCGGCCCAGGCCGGCGACCAGGGCGTCGATCTCCTCGCCGGTGCCGGCGAGCTGGATCATGCGGGTGTCCTCGGTCTCGTCCAGGACCTGGGCGCGGTGCTCGCGCACGCACTCCACCACCTGGCGGGCCGAGTCGGCGTCCACCGCGACCTTGACCATGAGCAGTTCGCACTCGATGTGGTCGGCGCTGGACAGGTCGGAAATCTCGACCACGTCGATCAGCTTGCGGGTCTGCTTGATGATCTGGTCGATGACGCCGTCGCTGCCGGCGGTCACCAGGGTCAGCCGCGAGACCGTGGGATCGTGGGTCGGGGCGACCGAAAGCGAGTCGATGTTGTAACCGCGCGCCGCGAACATGTTGGCCACTCGCGCCAGGGCGCCGGCCTCGTTCTGCAGCAGGATAGTGATGATGTGACGCATAGGGGCGCGCACATTAGCTGTGTCGCCATGCAAAATCAATCTTTTGGGCAGCTTGCGGGGGGCCCGGAAAAGCCTTGGCGGCACCGCGCATGAGTTATTATTCACCCGCCGTTTTCCAAGCTCAAACAATAAACAACAACGGGGAGTTCAGGATGGCCAAGCCCGCCACCATCAAGGCTGCGGTTGCTGTTCTTTTCGTGGTTCTTCTGGCCGCGGTCGGCCTGACGGTCTGGTCCGGAAGCGAAAAGACGCAAATTCTCGGCCCCACGCACCTGGCGCAGGACAGCGAGGGGCGCGTCTGGGTCATCGCCAATTCCACGCTTTACCTGCTGGACGCCGAAGGCGCCCTGCTGCGCCGCTGGACCCGGGGCCAGTTGCCGATCCCGCCGGACTGGTCGGGACTGGCGGCTTACGACCAGGGCCGGGTGCTGATGGGCAGCCTGGGCAGCAGCAAGGTCTACCGCGTGGACGACCAGGGCCGGGTGGAAACCATCATCGACCCGGCCGCGACCTCCGCGGGACGCTTCTTCAGCGTGTACAGCCTGGCCTGGGACCCGGTATCCGGGCGCATCCTGGTGAGCGACACCAGCAACCATCGCCTGCTGGCCTTCGACGCCTCCGGCAGCCTGCTGTCGCAGGCAGGCGGCAGCCAGGGCGGCCCCTACAACTACCCCAATGCCCTCGGGATGGCGCCGGACGGGCGCCTCTTCGTGGCCAACACCAATCATCATCGTGTGGACTGGCTGAGCCCTGCCCTGTCGCCGGGCGAACCCCTGGCGCTCCACGACCGGGGCCGCATGCGCTGCTGCTCCTGGTCCATGGCGGCCGCAGTCGCGCCGGGCGGGCAGCGTTATGCCAGCTTCCTGGACAACGGCATGTCCGCCGGCCAGGTCTACCAGTTCGATTCCGAAGGGGTGATGCTCTACGAGCTGTCCCTGCCGAACCCGCGTCCCTGGGTCACCTCGCTGCTGGCGCGCCGCAGCGACCTGCTGCTGGCCGACACCAGTGCCGAGGGCTTCCGCATCCACCACTTCAACCACACGCCGCGCCTGCTGGGCGAATTCGGCGACGCCGCGTTCCGCCAGCAAATGGGCCAGGCCCGGGAGCAGCGCCAGTCCTACGCGCGGCTGCAGAAGCTGGGGCAAGGGCTCGCCCTGCTGTCCGGCGTCGGCCTGCTGCTGGGGGCGCTGCTGCTGCGTCGGGCCGAGGCCATGGCCGCGACGGGCGGCGGCGATGACAACGACGCCATGCAGCGGACCCAGGCCATCGAACCGTATCCGCCGCGGCGCTTCGAGGACGGCCTTGCCGCCAACCGCCAGGCGCTGATGCTGGGCCTGCTGTTTCCGGGCCTGGGGCAGTTCCGGCAGCGGCGCCTGACACCCGGCATCGCCTTTCTGGTCGCCGGCCTGGGTTTCGGCTGGAACGGCTTCATGGTCCTGTACACGGTGCTGACCCGCACCGCCGAGGTAGACCCGAAGCTCCTCTACGGCAGCCTGATGGTGGTGATCCTGGTATGGGTGGCGAGCCTCGTCGATACGGCCCGCAACGCCCCGGCCGCGGACGCCTGAGCGGCCCGGAGTGGCCGCCCGGCCCTCCCGGAGGCGGGCCTGCGCATGTTATAAAGAGCGCTTGTCTTTTTTAGCTGCTGAATGCCCATGAATGCCGTGCTGAAACCTGCTGTCCACCCCCTTGCCGGCAAGACCATGACCGGCGCGGAAATCGTCGTCCAGCTGCTGGCGGACGAGGGTACCGGCGCGGTATTCGGCTACAGCGGCGGTGCCATCCTGCCGACCTACGACGCCATCTTCCGCTTCAACCGCGAAAACCGCGCCGACAACGGCGCGGAGAAGATGCCGCTGATCGTGCCCGCCAACGAGCAGGCCGCCGGCTTCATGGCGGCCGGCTATGCCCGCGCCTCCGGCAAGGTCGGCGTCTGCCTGGTGACCTCCGGCCCCGGCGCCACCAACACCGTGACCCCGGTGCGCGACTGCATGGCGGATTCGATCCCCATCGTGGTGCTCTGCGGCCAGGTGCCGACCCATGCGGTGGGCACCGACGCCTTCCAGGAAGCCCCGATCAGCACGATCATGGGCTCGGCCGCCAAGCACGTGTTCCTGGTGACCGACCCGAGCAAGCTCGAGGCCACGGTCCGTACCGCCTTCGAGATCGCCCGCACCGGCCGCCCCGGCCCGGTGGTGGTGGACATCCCCAAGGACGTGCAGAACTGGAGCGGCACGTTCAAGGGTGAAGGCGTGCTGCCGATCCCGGGCTATCGCGCTCGCCTCAAGCAGGTCTACGACAACCGCCTCTCGACCGAGCAGGTGGCCAAGCTCCACGAGATGCTCAAGGCATCGAAGCGCCCGCTGATCTACGCCGGCGGCGGCGTGATCCATGGCGAAGCCTCGGCCTCGCTGCGCAGCTTCGCCAAGGCCTTCGGCATCCCGGTGACCACCACCCTGATGGGCATCGGCGCGTATGACACCACCGACCCGCTGGCGCTGGAAATGCTGGGCATGCATGGCACCGCCTTCGCCAACTACGCCACCGACGACTGCGACTTCCTGATCGCCGTGGGCGCGCGCTTCGACGACCGCGTCGCCGGTGTGCCGTCCAAGTTCGCGCCGAGTGCCAAGGGCATCGCGCACTTCGACATCGATCCCTCCGAGATCAACAAGGTCAAGCGCGTCAGCTGGCACCACGTGGGCGAGCTGAACAACGCCCTGGGCCGCGTCGAGGCCTACCTGAACGAGCAGGGCTTCCGCCCCGACTACAGCGCCTGGCACGCCCACATCGCCGAGCTGAAGCAGAAGCACCCGATGAACTACGAGCGCGGCGGCGACCATATCCAGCCGCACGCCGTGATCGAGGAAATCAACAAGATCACCCAGGGCGAGGCGATCGTCGCCACCGGCGTCGGCCAGCACCAGATGTGGGCGGCGCAGTACTTCGACTTCAAGCACCCGCGCCTGTGGCTGACCTCGGGCTCCATGGGCACCATGGGCTTCGGCCTGCCGGCGGCCCTGGGCGCGCAGTTCGCCTGCCCGGACAAGATCGTGATCGACATCGACGGCGACGCCTCGATCCGCATGAACCTGGGCGAGCTGGAAACCGCCACCACCTACAGCGCCCCGGTGAAGGTGGTCGTGCTGAACAACTTCGGCGACGGCATGGTGAAGCAGTGGCAGCGCCTGTTCTTCGACAGCCGCTACGCCGGCTCCGACAAGAGCCTGCACCAAAAGGACTTCATCAAGGCCGCCGAGGCCGACGGCTACCGCTTTGCGGTGCGCGTCAGCAGCAAGGCCGACCTGCCGCGCGTGGTCAAGGACTTCATCGAGTTCAAGGGCCCGGCCTTCCTGGAAGTCATCATCGACCCGATGGCCTCGGTCTACCCGATGGTGGGCCCGGGCATGTCCTACGAGCAGATGATCACCGGCGACTGGATTGCCTCGCGCAGCGCCGCCCCGGTTTCGGATGACGTCAAGAACACCCAGATGTTCTGAGGATGTGAATAAACCTGCTGCGCGGCCCGATCTTGCATCTCCGGTGCTCACCGTACTGCTGTACGGCTCCGCTCCTCGAAGCAACCTCGGGCCGCTCGACACGGTTTCTTCACACCCTCTGAGCGCTTAGGGGACCAAAACGGCCTCTTCGGAAACGAACGGTCCAGAACACCCCCGGCGCGGCTATGATGGGTCCCCATGAGCCCCGCCCAGCCATGAACGACGCCCTGGACCCGCTTGCCGTCGCCCGACAGCCCACGCAGCAGCGTGCGCGGGACCGTTTCGACCGCATCCTGGCCGAGGCCGAAGCCCTGCTGCTGGAGGCCGGCCTGTCCGGCTTTTCCGTGCCGGTGCTGGCCGAGCGCCTGGACTACACCCGCGGCAGCATCTACGCCTACTTCCCCACCCCCTACGCCATCCTCAACGAACTGGTGGCGCGCTACCTGGTGGAGATCGAGTCGCAGTTCCGCGCCCGCGCCGACGAACTGCGAGGCATGACGCTGCGCGAGGCCATCGCAGCCGTGGTGGACCACTCCGTGAGCTTCTACGAGGCCAACCCGGTGGCGCGCCTGCTGATCCTGGGTGGCGCCGTCACCGACGACAGCTTCCGCGCCCAGGAGATGACCATCAAGCACCTGGGCGACCTGGGCCGCGCGGTCTGGACCCAGAAGGGCGTCAGGCTGCCCAACGGTCCCCCGGACGTGACGACGCTGTCGGTGGACATCGCCACCGCCTGCTTCCGTCGCTCCTTCTTCGAACACGGATCGATCACGCCGGCCTACCGCGATGCCGCGGTGGCCGCGATGATGAATTTCCTGCTGCCGTACGTCGACACGACGCCGGCCCCCGCTGTTGCCGCCAGAACTAAAAGCAAGCCGAGGAGAAAAACATGACGACCGACGACCGCACGCCGCTCGCCTGCCTGTATCACTGGGAGAAGACCACTCCCGACACGATCCACCTGACGCAGCCCGTGGGCGGCGGCAAGGTGGTGGATTACCGCTGGAACGAACTGATGGACGAGGTGCGGCGCATGGCCGCGCACCTGCAGTCGCTGAACCTGCCGCCGCGCAGCCAGGTGGCGATCCTCGCCAAGAACACCGCGCACTGGATGATGGCCGACTGGGCGATCCTGATGGCCGGCCACGTCAGCGTGCCGCTGTATCCCACGCTCAACGCCGAGACCGTGCGCTACATCCTGGACCACAGCGAGTCGAAGCTGCTGTTCATCGGCAAGCTCGACGAGTGGGAGCAGATGAAGTCCGGCGTGCCGGCCGGCATGCCCAGCATCACGCTGCCGCTGGCGCCCGAGGGCGCACCGGGCGAGAAGTGGGAAGACATCATCGCCAGGACCGCGCCGCTGCAGGGCAACCCCGACCGCGCGCTCGACGAGATGGCCACCATCGTCTACACCTCGGGCAGCACCGGCCAGCCCAAGGGCGTGATGCAGACCTTCCGCTCCTTCAACGTCTGCGGCACGATGATGCACGACGTCATCCCGGCCAACTCCAGCGACCGCATGCTGTCCTACCTGCCGCTGGCGCACGTCGCCGAGCGCCTGGTGGTGCAGAACAGCTCCACCTACCACGGCTTCCGCGTGTTCTTCGCCGAGTCGCTGAATACCTTCGTGCAGGACCTGCGCCGCGCGCGGCCGACGATCTTCTTCTCGGTGCCGCGCCTGTGGACCAAGTTCCAGCTCGGCGTACTCGACAAGCTGCCGCTGAAGAAGCAGAAGCTGCTGTTCAGCATCCCCTTCGTGGGCAAGAAGCTGAAGTACAAGATCCTCGAGCAGCTCGGCCTGCAGGACGTGCGCGTGGCCTTCACCGGCGCCGCGCCGCTGCCGCCGCCGACCGTGGCCTGGTATCGCAGCCTGGGCCTGGAGCTGCTGGAGGCCTACGGCATGAGTGAGAACTTCGCCTACTCGCATTTCACCCGCCCGGGTAGTGCACGCGTCGGCTACGTGGGCCCGACCAACCTCGGAGTGTCCTGCCGCATCGGCGACAACGGCGAAATCCTGGTGAAGAGCCCGGCGCAGATGCTGGGCTACTACAAGGAGCCCGAGAAGTCCGCCGAGTGCTATACCGACGACGGCTTCTTCAAGACCGGCGACATGGGCGAGATCGACGAGCAGGGCCGCCTGCGCATCACCGGCCGCGTCAAGGAACTGTTCAAGACCAGCAAGGGCAAGTACGTGGCCCCGGTACCGATCGAGAACAAGATCGGCGCGCATCCGAAGATCGAGGCCGTGTGCATCGGCGGCGCCAACCAGCCGGCGACCTTCGCCCTGGTGCTGCTGTCGGAAGACGCGCGCAAGCACGTTGCCGCCGGCGGCGACCGCGCGGCGATCGGCACGGAACTGACTTCGCTGATGGACCAGGTCAACGAAACCCTGGACCCGCACGAGCAGATCCAGTTCGCGGTGGTGGTGAAGGACATCTGGAACATCGACAACGGCTTCCTCACCCCGACCATGAAGATTCGCCGCAACATCATCGAGAAGCGCTACGAGCCGAACGTCGACCAATGGTTCGACTCGCGCAAGAGCGTGATCTGGGAAAGCTGACCTTAGCTGCTTGAATCAGGCCCGGCCTCGCCTTGCGACGCCGGGCCTTTTCGTTTCCGCACCCCGATTTGCAGGAGCGAGCTTGCTCGCGACCCGGTGGATTCGTCACCCGATCTGGCCTGTCGCGAGCAAGCTCGCTCCTACATATCCGGGCGTTCAGGTTCTGGACTTCGCCACCCAGACTGTTATATTGACAAAAGTCAAATAACGGCCACACGCGGGGAGAGACGCGATGTCAGGCTACTTCCTGCCCAGCTACACGCTCAGGGGCGCGGCCGAGCTGATCACCGAACTCGGCGGCAATCCCGCGGCCGTGGCCCGGCAGGCGGCGGTTCCCGAGGCCGCGTTACGCCGGCCTGACATTCCCCTGCCCGCCCGGTCGATCGGCGCCTTCTTCGAGCAGTCTGCCGCGACCTGCGACTGCCGGACCTTCGGCCTGCGCATGTCGGAGCGCAGCAGCATGGCGGTGCTGGGCGCGCTGTGGGTGCTGTTGCGCAATGCCGGCACGGTACGGCAGATGCTGGAGGACTTCGCGGCGAACTATGCGCTGTTCACCAGCGCGGCCACCGTCTCGCTGCGCCGCTCGGGCAGCGGCCTGTTCGTCTGCTGGGACCCGGCGATCGTGCCGGCCCGCGGCAGCCTGCAGTCAGTGGAGTACGTGCTGGCGGTGATCTGCAGCGAACTGCGCGGCTTCTGCCCGCCGGGCTGGCAGCCGGCCGGCGCGCTATTCCGCCACGCAGCGCCCATGCAGCTCGACGATCACCAGCGCATCTTCGGGCCGCAGTTGCAGTTCAACCAGGACTGCAATGCGCTCTACCTGGAGCGCGACACGCTGGAGCTGCCGGTCAACCTGCGCGGCAGCGGCGCGCGACGCATGGCCACGGCGGCACTGCGCCTGGAGGGCGGATCGCCGGACCGTGCAGCGACGGTGCGTGTGGAGGGCATCGTGCGCGCGCTGCTGGCCTTCGCGCCCTGCACGCTGGAAGACGTCAGCCGCATCCTGGGCCTGGCGCCGCGCACGCTGCAGGACCACCTCAATGCCGACGGGCACTCCTTCAAGCAGATCAAGGACGCGGTACGCGCCGACCTGGCGCTGAAGTACGTGCGGGAGTCGGCCCTGAGCCTGTCGGAGATCGCCGAGATTCTCGGCTATGCCGAGCTGAGCACTTTCAGCCGCTCGTTCCGTCGCTGGCATGGCCAGACGGCGACCACCCTGCGCGCCTGAACCCAAGCCGGCACCCCAACGGGAAAAGGCCCCGAAGGGCCTTTTCCGTCAGGAGTAGTTGGGATTGTTGAAGTTCGGAATCTCGATACTGATGGTCTGGCCCTCGGCCAGGTACCACAGGGCTCCCTGCCGGAGAATCTCGTCGAACGCCCAGTAGAACGGGTTCGAGCCTGGGACGTAGAGCCCGGCCTCCTTCATCCTCACGAAGTAAGGCCAGGCCGCCGCAAGCATCTGGTCCTGCCCCGGATGGCGCGGGATGTTCAGCCAGCCGGCGATCTGGTCGCCGAGGAAGTAGCGCGTCAGCGACTCCAGCAAGGGCCGGCTGAACGCGCCGCCGTCGGTTTCGGCGGCGAGATCCAGCAGCATCTGCGCCAGCTGGATGCCTTCCGGCGTCGGCGCCAGCACGGGGTCGAGGATTTCCGGCGCCTGCGCATCGGCCGCCTCCCAGGTGGCGGGGATGTACTCGTCGCGGACACCGAGCAGGTGTGCCGCGATCTGCCAGGAATGCAGGAAGGCATCGGCCTCCGCGGCCGGCACCTTCACGCCCCACTTCTTCAGCGAGCGCATCACCGAGGTCGGCAGGCTGTGCCAGGTCACCAGGATGTCGCGCTGGCTGATCGGCTTGGGCTGGTCGGCGCCGCCGCGCCAGTGCGGCGACTGCGGCAGCAGGTGCCGCACGCCGGCATGCGCGAGGCGGGTCTTCACCGCGGTGACGATCATCTCGCCGTTGGGGTCGTGGAAGCCGCCCAGGGAGCCGATGTCATAGCCGAACCTCGCGGTGCGCGAGATGCGGCGCTTCATGTCGGCGCCGCCCTTGGAGTAGTAGACAGCGCGCGCCTCGTGGGGGATGACCGTGCTCATCATGCCGCTGACGAAGCCGTAGGCCGCACCCAGGTAGGTGCCGCGCTTCTTGTTGAACTCGACCGCGGTCTTGAGCTTGCTGATGTCCGCCCAGGCAGGCAGCTGGCGGGCCCGCTCGATGAACTGGTGCAGGTAGGTCGGAAGACCCGAGGGCAGTGCCTGCCCGTTCTTGGTCCAGCCGCGCAGCAGCGCGTTGACCGCCGGCACCTCGCCGCTGTCGATCAGCGCCGCCACCACGGGGTCTGCCTCGTCGTCCCAGGCCAGCCAGGGCGGCGTGGTGCCACCGATGCCTGCCACCGACTGGGTTCCGGCCCAGGACCATCTCGGGATGCACAAGCCGGCTCCCAGCGCCGCGCCTGCACCGATAAACCCGCGCCGGCTCATCCTGCCGACAGACGACTCTGACTCGCTCATGATTCCCCTCTCCTTTCACCGTTTATTTGGCAGTTATTGGCCAGGCCCGGAACTCGCGGCGGCGACTTGGGCCGACCGTCCATCCGATGCCACTGGACGCATCTTTGCGGCCCTTGAGGGGCACCACTTGTCTTTAAGCGCGGCTGGCTTGGCTTCAGGCGCGGCTACAATCGGCCGTGATGAAGTTCCGCCGCCTGCCACCGCTCCATACCCTGGAGGCCTTCGAGGCCTCGGCGCGGCAGCTGTCGTTCAAGCTGGCGGCACAGGAGCTGCACCTGACGCCCTCGGCGATCAGCCACCAGATCAAGGCACTGGAAAGCTTTCTCGGCTTTCCACTGTTCCGCCGCGGCAACCGCTCGCTGGAACTGTCGGACGGCGGCAAGGCGTATCTCACTGTGGTACGCGACACGCTGCAGCGCCTGCGCGAAGGCAGCCAGCGCGTGGCGCAGCGTCATGCGCGCGCCAGCCTCAAGGTCAGCATGGGCCCGTTCCTGGCCAGCGAAATCATCCTGCCGGCCCTGCCCTCGTTCCAGCAGATGCACCCGGACATCGACGTGCGCCTCGACACCCACCTGCGGCCGGTGGACCTGCTGCACGAAGATCTCGACATCGCACTGCGCTTCGGCGACGGCCACTGGCCGCAACTGACGGCCGAGCACCTGCTGACGGTCTGGGTGGTGCCGGTCTGCACGCCGGCCCTCGCGCGCGTCCTGCGCAAGCACGGCCCCGAGAACCTGGGCGAGGTGGCCCTGATCCACTCCACGCCGATGCCCGAGGGCTGGGCGCTGTGGGCGAAGGCGGCGCAGCAGACCCTGGGCCGGCCCAAGGGCGACATCTGGCTGGACAGCTACCTGGCGATCCTGCGCGCCGCCGAGCAGGGCCTGGGCCTGGCGCTGGGCATGCTGCCGATGGTGGAACCCTTGCTGCAGCGTCGCCGGCTGGCCACACCCTGGCCACAGCTGAAGATGCAGATTCCGCAGGGCTACTACCTGCTGCACCGCGCCAGCGACAGCGACCGGCCGGAGGTGATCGCCTTCCGCGACTGGCTGCGCGGCCTGATGGCCGACGGCAGGGTTTTCAAGTGAACTGAGTTCACTCGAAACGCCTCCGGAATTCGTTTGTCGGGGCCGGCGGCGGCAGCCTAGTCTGCCGGTCATCAGCTTCCGGAGCCTTTCGATGACCCAGCTTGCCCACACCTTCGCCCGCCTGCGCCGCTATCCCCTGGGCCGCAGCGTCTTCTCGCGCGCCGTCACCTGGCGCGCACCCTACTTCGCGTCGATCTCGCCGACCTTCCGTGAATTGCAGCCGGGCCTGGCGGAAGTGTTCATCCGCAACCAGCGCAAGGTGCACAACCACCTGGGCTCGGTGAACGCCATCGCCATGTGCGCGATGGCCGAACTGGCTGCGGGCACGATGATGGAAACTTCCCTGCCCCGCGGCCTGC includes these proteins:
- the ilvC gene encoding ketol-acid reductoisomerase; the protein is MNVYYDKDADLSIIQSKKVAIVGYGSQGHAHALNLKDSGVDVVVALRPGSATAKKVEAGGLKVKSVAEACAWADVVMVLTPDEFQSQLYKNEIEPNIKQGATLAFAHGFAIHYNQVVPRADLDVIMVAPKAPGHTVRNEYTKGGGIPDLIAVYQDASGSAKKIALSYGSAIGGGRSGIIETTFKDECETDLFGEQAVLCGGAVELVKAGFETLVDAGYAPEMAYFECLHELKLIVDLMYEGGIATMNYSISNNAEYGEYVTGPKVINEESRKAMKQALLDIQTGKYAKAFVAEGQTGYPEMTAMRRLNAAHPIEVVGGQLRAMMPWIGKNKLVDKSKN
- the ilvN gene encoding acetolactate synthase small subunit — translated: MRHIITILLQNEAGALARVANMFAARGYNIDSLSVAPTHDPTVSRLTLVTAGSDGVIDQIIKQTRKLIDVVEISDLSSADHIECELLMVKVAVDADSARQVVECVREHRAQVLDETEDTRMIQLAGTGEEIDALVAGLGRITSILEVDRSGLAAMARGRRIVAAA
- the ilvB gene encoding biosynthetic-type acetolactate synthase large subunit produces the protein MNAVLKPAVHPLAGKTMTGAEIVVQLLADEGTGAVFGYSGGAILPTYDAIFRFNRENRADNGAEKMPLIVPANEQAAGFMAAGYARASGKVGVCLVTSGPGATNTVTPVRDCMADSIPIVVLCGQVPTHAVGTDAFQEAPISTIMGSAAKHVFLVTDPSKLEATVRTAFEIARTGRPGPVVVDIPKDVQNWSGTFKGEGVLPIPGYRARLKQVYDNRLSTEQVAKLHEMLKASKRPLIYAGGGVIHGEASASLRSFAKAFGIPVTTTLMGIGAYDTTDPLALEMLGMHGTAFANYATDDCDFLIAVGARFDDRVAGVPSKFAPSAKGIAHFDIDPSEINKVKRVSWHHVGELNNALGRVEAYLNEQGFRPDYSAWHAHIAELKQKHPMNYERGGDHIQPHAVIEEINKITQGEAIVATGVGQHQMWAAQYFDFKHPRLWLTSGSMGTMGFGLPAALGAQFACPDKIVIDIDGDASIRMNLGELETATTYSAPVKVVVLNNFGDGMVKQWQRLFFDSRYAGSDKSLHQKDFIKAAEADGYRFAVRVSSKADLPRVVKDFIEFKGPAFLEVIIDPMASVYPMVGPGMSYEQMITGDWIASRSAAPVSDDVKNTQMF
- a CDS encoding TetR/AcrR family transcriptional regulator, which codes for MNDALDPLAVARQPTQQRARDRFDRILAEAEALLLEAGLSGFSVPVLAERLDYTRGSIYAYFPTPYAILNELVARYLVEIESQFRARADELRGMTLREAIAAVVDHSVSFYEANPVARLLILGGAVTDDSFRAQEMTIKHLGDLGRAVWTQKGVRLPNGPPDVTTLSVDIATACFRRSFFEHGSITPAYRDAAVAAMMNFLLPYVDTTPAPAVAARTKSKPRRKT
- a CDS encoding AMP-binding protein, which produces MTTDDRTPLACLYHWEKTTPDTIHLTQPVGGGKVVDYRWNELMDEVRRMAAHLQSLNLPPRSQVAILAKNTAHWMMADWAILMAGHVSVPLYPTLNAETVRYILDHSESKLLFIGKLDEWEQMKSGVPAGMPSITLPLAPEGAPGEKWEDIIARTAPLQGNPDRALDEMATIVYTSGSTGQPKGVMQTFRSFNVCGTMMHDVIPANSSDRMLSYLPLAHVAERLVVQNSSTYHGFRVFFAESLNTFVQDLRRARPTIFFSVPRLWTKFQLGVLDKLPLKKQKLLFSIPFVGKKLKYKILEQLGLQDVRVAFTGAAPLPPPTVAWYRSLGLELLEAYGMSENFAYSHFTRPGSARVGYVGPTNLGVSCRIGDNGEILVKSPAQMLGYYKEPEKSAECYTDDGFFKTGDMGEIDEQGRLRITGRVKELFKTSKGKYVAPVPIENKIGAHPKIEAVCIGGANQPATFALVLLSEDARKHVAAGGDRAAIGTELTSLMDQVNETLDPHEQIQFAVVVKDIWNIDNGFLTPTMKIRRNIIEKRYEPNVDQWFDSRKSVIWES
- a CDS encoding AraC family transcriptional regulator, yielding MSGYFLPSYTLRGAAELITELGGNPAAVARQAAVPEAALRRPDIPLPARSIGAFFEQSAATCDCRTFGLRMSERSSMAVLGALWVLLRNAGTVRQMLEDFAANYALFTSAATVSLRRSGSGLFVCWDPAIVPARGSLQSVEYVLAVICSELRGFCPPGWQPAGALFRHAAPMQLDDHQRIFGPQLQFNQDCNALYLERDTLELPVNLRGSGARRMATAALRLEGGSPDRAATVRVEGIVRALLAFAPCTLEDVSRILGLAPRTLQDHLNADGHSFKQIKDAVRADLALKYVRESALSLSEIAEILGYAELSTFSRSFRRWHGQTATTLRA
- a CDS encoding oxygenase MpaB family protein, which produces MSRRGFIGAGAALGAGLCIPRWSWAGTQSVAGIGGTTPPWLAWDDEADPVVAALIDSGEVPAVNALLRGWTKNGQALPSGLPTYLHQFIERARQLPAWADISKLKTAVEFNKKRGTYLGAAYGFVSGMMSTVIPHEARAVYYSKGGADMKRRISRTARFGYDIGSLGGFHDPNGEMIVTAVKTRLAHAGVRHLLPQSPHWRGGADQPKPISQRDILVTWHSLPTSVMRSLKKWGVKVPAAEADAFLHSWQIAAHLLGVRDEYIPATWEAADAQAPEILDPVLAPTPEGIQLAQMLLDLAAETDGGAFSRPLLESLTRYFLGDQIAGWLNIPRHPGQDQMLAAAWPYFVRMKEAGLYVPGSNPFYWAFDEILRQGALWYLAEGQTISIEIPNFNNPNYS
- a CDS encoding LysR substrate-binding domain-containing protein, translating into MKFRRLPPLHTLEAFEASARQLSFKLAAQELHLTPSAISHQIKALESFLGFPLFRRGNRSLELSDGGKAYLTVVRDTLQRLREGSQRVAQRHARASLKVSMGPFLASEIILPALPSFQQMHPDIDVRLDTHLRPVDLLHEDLDIALRFGDGHWPQLTAEHLLTVWVVPVCTPALARVLRKHGPENLGEVALIHSTPMPEGWALWAKAAQQTLGRPKGDIWLDSYLAILRAAEQGLGLALGMLPMVEPLLQRRRLATPWPQLKMQIPQGYYLLHRASDSDRPEVIAFRDWLRGLMADGRVFK
- a CDS encoding hotdog fold domain-containing protein, translating into MTQLAHTFARLRRYPLGRSVFSRAVTWRAPYFASISPTFRELQPGLAEVFIRNQRKVHNHLGSVNAIAMCAMAELAAGTMMETSLPRGLRWIPRGMTVRYVKQGSSDLVARAELPQPLADDFQGDIVVPVRVRNDAQEIVMEADIAMYISARKAKS